One Peribacillus simplex NBRC 15720 = DSM 1321 genomic region harbors:
- the pyrR gene encoding bifunctional pyr operon transcriptional regulator/uracil phosphoribosyltransferase PyrR, with translation MNEKAIVLDEQAISRALTRIAHEIIEKNKGIEDCVLIGIRTRGIFLADRLAKRINQIEGKEIELGELDITLYRDDLSKKTNDGDPIVKGSDIPVNITDKKVILVDDVLFTGRTVRAAMDALVDLGRPSQIQLAVLVDRGHRELPIRADFVGKNVPTSQSEKITVTLTEVDEVDQVTILEN, from the coding sequence TTGAATGAGAAAGCCATAGTACTTGATGAGCAGGCCATTAGCAGAGCCTTGACGAGAATTGCCCATGAAATCATTGAGAAAAATAAGGGTATTGAAGATTGCGTCTTAATCGGGATACGTACACGCGGGATTTTCCTCGCTGACCGACTTGCAAAGCGCATCAATCAAATAGAAGGCAAAGAAATAGAACTGGGTGAACTGGATATTACACTTTATCGCGATGACCTTTCGAAAAAGACCAATGATGGGGACCCTATCGTAAAAGGCTCAGACATTCCGGTCAATATCACTGACAAGAAAGTGATTTTAGTGGATGATGTTCTTTTCACAGGCAGAACCGTTAGAGCGGCAATGGATGCTCTGGTGGATTTGGGAAGACCTTCGCAGATCCAGCTCGCCGTATTAGTAGATAGGGGACATAGGGAATTGCCGATTCGCGCGGATTTCGTCGGCAAAAACGTTCCGACTTCCCAATCTGAAAAAATTACAGTTACTTTAACAGAAGTTGATGAAGTAGATCAAGTTACTATATTAGAAAACTAA
- a CDS encoding RluA family pseudouridine synthase, whose translation MDKRLYSIDETLKGVRIDKALSTLNEEWSRTQVQQWIKDDHVLVNGTAIKTNYKAIPGDTIEVTIPELEELDAVAEEMDLDIYYEDADVLVVNKPSGMVVHPAPGHVSGTLVNGLMAHCKDLSGINGVMRPGIVHRIDKDTSGLLMVAKNDMAHEKLVQQLVDKTVTRKYQAVVHGVIPHDFGTIDAPIGRDKKDRQSMTVTDSNSKNAVTHFRVIERFKAFTLVECQLETGRTHQIRVHMKYIGFPLAGDPKYGPKKTLKLDGQALHAGLLGFIHPRTNEYMEFEAPIPEEFENLINQLRRSKD comes from the coding sequence ATGGATAAAAGGTTATACAGCATCGATGAAACACTAAAAGGAGTTAGGATTGATAAGGCTCTTTCCACTTTGAATGAGGAATGGTCACGTACTCAGGTCCAGCAATGGATTAAGGATGATCATGTTTTGGTAAATGGCACGGCGATAAAGACGAATTACAAAGCTATTCCTGGCGATACAATCGAAGTGACGATTCCTGAACTTGAGGAATTGGATGCGGTAGCAGAGGAAATGGATTTGGATATATATTATGAAGATGCAGATGTACTCGTGGTTAATAAACCGAGTGGTATGGTCGTCCATCCGGCACCGGGACATGTATCTGGCACGCTTGTAAATGGATTGATGGCTCACTGCAAGGATCTTTCTGGAATCAATGGTGTCATGCGGCCTGGAATCGTCCATCGGATCGACAAAGATACTTCAGGTCTATTGATGGTTGCCAAAAATGATATGGCACATGAAAAACTGGTACAGCAGCTTGTTGACAAAACGGTTACCCGTAAGTATCAAGCTGTAGTTCATGGTGTGATCCCTCATGACTTCGGAACGATCGATGCACCGATCGGCCGCGATAAAAAAGATCGCCAAAGCATGACTGTCACAGATTCGAATTCCAAAAATGCTGTCACGCATTTCCGTGTCATCGAACGCTTCAAAGCTTTCACTTTGGTGGAATGCCAGCTTGAAACAGGAAGGACACATCAAATCCGTGTTCACATGAAATACATTGGCTTCCCACTAGCGGGAGATCCGAAATATGGTCCGAAAAAGACCCTGAAATTAGATGGACAAGCGTTGCACGCCGGTCTTCTAGGTTTCATTCATCCACGTACAAATGAGTATATGGAATTCGAAGCTCCGATTCCGGAAGAGTTTGAAAATCTAATTAATCAATTGCGTAGAAGTAAGGATTGA
- the lspA gene encoding signal peptidase II: MFYYLIALLVIALDQLTKWMIVKKMEYGESIEIIENLLYITSHRNRGAAWGILQGQMWFFYIITIAVIIGLVYYIQKMAKESILLGVALALMLGGAIGNFIDRVARQEVVDFVHTYIFSYSFPVFNVADAALSIGVGLLVIHMFLEEKNAKEKDNG; encoded by the coding sequence GTGTTTTATTATTTGATTGCCCTTTTGGTCATAGCTCTCGATCAGCTGACAAAATGGATGATTGTGAAAAAAATGGAGTACGGAGAAAGCATTGAAATTATTGAAAACCTTCTATATATCACCTCGCATCGTAATCGTGGGGCAGCATGGGGAATTCTACAAGGTCAAATGTGGTTTTTCTACATCATCACCATCGCTGTCATTATTGGACTTGTCTATTATATTCAGAAAATGGCGAAGGAAAGCATTTTGCTTGGAGTTGCACTTGCTCTCATGCTAGGCGGTGCGATTGGTAATTTCATCGATCGTGTTGCTCGTCAGGAAGTAGTGGATTTCGTTCATACCTATATTTTCAGCTACAGTTTCCCGGTATTTAATGTTGCTGATGCTGCGCTTTCAATTGGTGTCGGACTGCTCGTGATTCATATGTTTTTAGAAGAAAAAAACGCTAAGGAGAAAGATAATGGATAA